The following proteins are co-located in the Tachysurus vachellii isolate PV-2020 chromosome 19, HZAU_Pvac_v1, whole genome shotgun sequence genome:
- the wu:fy63c09 gene encoding SH3 domain-containing protein 19 isoform X1 — MAEARVEDEEETFRETREAGGTRRNARAPTAASDRADRNKPEQRQSSTQGALSSIRAVIKRTSTRTAAPTDQTRERRRPEITILAAEPLASNSWFPGTSGAFPMAPPPAQPPWTGSVTVELPPPSYEQVIREKSREQNTHSSSVSSSASASASSPSSSLSSSSSSSAPRHTATISTQTDPEASEPQSCTKPSTRRPPKPPRPSFPLAPKPAEPVLSHTLSLIELDEPDPPCSSHTPTHPPSGEQCGIQTDFTSALKPLTPIILDTSLITNKTQSQASGKQEVPARPRPRPRSKAFLPSVIKEEVQDHPTTREVKVQTLVRLKDNGTESVFAGFTETSLDTTSNKYLQDLLDVFGCDEPAIRGEQHDESVPNNKNAEEESVTLERCSVSMVAAESLETRPEPRPRTQIPKQRISIKPIPSVEETVTSSEEQNNPVVHPLPAPRPLVKKVFVSQDQGSSEEKSERCPPRLPPRPALAVRGSGASTQEGGAQPAEVPCNPGKPVTITSSSRGRGKCPAKPPSHRRPPPPSYTPTHTPTHTPPQISSGAVSSVSVSKSSPSLPHQASEGELLPLRPPPIKLSKSAGSSVNPAKTNQHSGPKGAKRGPPLPPRPVPGHPLYRQYTSKSPQGTNKVNPPSSEPEESHLQKEKLLVVLDDAATNHQPTDTPGFPGSVKGQHQDSLLEEPLEEQTEEQQPETNISVRYRAHFAFNGEDGELTFRDGDVITLIAYENEEWGRGSLNGQTGIFPLNFVQLVQENPEKKPTAESHAPVVRVLEGQTGRALYDFTPESEDELCLKVGDVVSSLEEVDDEWFVGELAGRRGIVPKNYIQVL, encoded by the exons atcgAGCAGATAGGAACAAGCCTGAACAACGTCAGTCCAG CACGCAGGGAGCGCTCTCGTCGATCAGAGCTGTTATAAAACGAA cgtCCACCAGAACAGCTGCTCCGACCGACCAAACCAGAGAGAGACG GCGTCCAGAGATCACCATTCTCGCAGCTGAACCCCTGGCTTCAAACTCCTGGTTTCCAGGGACATCCGGGGCATTTCCTATGGCTCCGCCCCCTGCTCAACCGCCCTGGACCGGTTCTGTTACAGTAGAG CTTCCGCCACCTTCATACGAACAGGTGATTCGAGAGAAAAGCCGGGAGCAGAATACCCACTCGTCCTCGGTCTCTTCCTCCGCCTCCGCCTCCGCCTCATCACCCTCCTCCTCATTatcatcctcctcttcatcctctgcTCCTCGTCACACTGCCACCATCTCCACACAGACCGATCCGGAGGCTTCTGAGCCGCAGAGCTGTACCAAACCCTCCA CGCGCCGGCCCCCAAAACCGCCTCGTCCGTCCTTCCCTCTCGCTCCTAAACCTGCTGAGCCGgtactctcccacacactctctttgATCGAACTGGATGAGCCTGACCCACCCTGTTCgtcacacactccaacacacccTCCTAGTGGCGAGCAGTGTGGCATTCAGACTGACTTCACGTCTGCATTGAAGCCCTTGACTCCTATTATTCTTGACACCTCCCTTATTACCAATAAAACTCAATCTCAGGCCTCAGGGAAACAGGAGGTTCCAGCACGCCCCAGGCCGCGCCCTCGCTCCAAAGCGTTTCTGCCATCAGTGATTAAAGAGGAGGTTCAGGATCATCCAACAACAAGAGAGGTCAAAGTTCAGACCTTGGTGCGTCTTAAAGACAATGGCACCGAAAGCGTTTTTGCCGGTTTTACTGAAACGTCTTTAGACACCACATCAAACAAGTATCTACAGGACTTGTTGGATGTCTTCGGTTGTGATGAACCAGCCATCAGAGGCGAACAACATGATGAAAGTGTCCCTAATAACAAGAACGCTGAAGAGGAAAGCGTCACTTTGGAAAGATGCTCGGTTTCCATGGTTGCAGCCGAATCTTTGGAAACAAGACCAGAACCACGACCAAGAACCCAGATTCCCAAACAACGCATCTCCATAAAACCAATACCGAGTGTGGAGGAGACCGTAACATCTTCAGAAGAACAAAATAATCCAGTGGTTCATCCACTTCCTGCTCCCAGACCTCTAGTGAAAAAGGTGTTCGTGTCCCAGGATCAGGGTTCCTCAGAGGAGAAGAGCGAACGTTGTCCACCCCGTCTGCCCCCTAGACCTGCGCTAGCTGTACGGGGGTCTGGAGCATCCACCCAGGAAGGTGGAGCTCAGCCTGCTGAAGTGCCCTGTAACCCTGGGAAGCCTGTAACAATCACATCTTCCAGCAGAGGCAGAGGAAAAT GTCCAGCTAAACCTCCGTCTCACAGGAGGCCTCCACCCCCATCgtacactcctacacacactcctacacacactcctccacag ATCTCGTCAGGTGCAGTCAGTTCTGTAAGCGTTAGCAAATCCAGCCCGTCACTACCACACCA AGCCAGTGAGGGTGAGCTGCTTCCTCTGCGTCCTCCTCCTATCAAGTTGAGCAAATCAGCAGGTTCCTCTGTGAATCCTGCTAAAACCAATCAGCACTCGGGTCCCAAGGGAGCAAAACGAGGACCACCGCTTCCCCCGAGACCAGTGCCTGGGCATCCTCTTTACAGACAGTACACA agcaAAAGCCCTCAAGGAACTAATAAAGTAAACCCCCCTAGCAGTGAGCCTGAAGAATCCCACCTACAG AAAGAGAAGCTTCTTGTTGTTCTCGACGATGCAGCAACCAACCACCAACCAACAGACACACCAGGATTCCCAGGAAGTGTGAAAGGTCAACATCAGGACTCGTTGTTAGAAGAACCCTTGGAGGAGCAGACGGAGGAGCAGCAGCCCGAGACAAACATCAGTGTCAG GTATAGAGCCCACTTCGCGTTTAATGGTGAAGACGGTGAGCTGACGTTTCGTGACGGAGATGTCATCACGTTAATAGCGTATGAGAATGAGGAGTGGGGGCGTGGCAGCCTTAATGGGCAAACAGGGATTTTCCCTTTGAATTTTGTCCAGCTCGTTCAGGAAAATCCAGAAAAGAAACCGACAGCCGAGTCACACG cACCTGTAGTTCGTGTATTAGAAGGACAGACGGGCCGAGCACTGTACgacttcactcctgagtctgaAGATGAACTCTGTCTcaag gtcggGGATGTGGTGTCCTCCCTGGAGGAGGTGGATGATGAATGGTTCGTAGGGGAACTCGCTGGCCGACGTGGCATCGTCCCCAAAAATTACATCCAGGTGCTTTAA
- the wu:fy63c09 gene encoding SH3 domain-containing protein 19 isoform X3, translating to MAPPPAQPPWTGSVTVELPPPSYEQVIREKSREQNTHSSSVSSSASASASSPSSSLSSSSSSSAPRHTATISTQTDPEASEPQSCTKPSTRRPPKPPRPSFPLAPKPAEPVLSHTLSLIELDEPDPPCSSHTPTHPPSGEQCGIQTDFTSALKPLTPIILDTSLITNKTQSQASGKQEVPARPRPRPRSKAFLPSVIKEEVQDHPTTREVKVQTLVRLKDNGTESVFAGFTETSLDTTSNKYLQDLLDVFGCDEPAIRGEQHDESVPNNKNAEEESVTLERCSVSMVAAESLETRPEPRPRTQIPKQRISIKPIPSVEETVTSSEEQNNPVVHPLPAPRPLVKKVFVSQDQGSSEEKSERCPPRLPPRPALAVRGSGASTQEGGAQPAEVPCNPGKPVTITSSSRGRGKCPAKPPSHRRPPPPSYTPTHTPTHTPPQISSGAVSSVSVSKSSPSLPHQASEGELLPLRPPPIKLSKSAGSSVNPAKTNQHSGPKGAKRGPPLPPRPVPGHPLYRQYTSKSPQGTNKVNPPSSEPEESHLQKEKLLVVLDDAATNHQPTDTPGFPGSVKGQHQDSLLEEPLEEQTEEQQPETNISVRYRAHFAFNGEDGELTFRDGDVITLIAYENEEWGRGSLNGQTGIFPLNFVQLVQENPEKKPTAESHAPVVRVLEGQTGRALYDFTPESEDELCLKVGDVVSSLEEVDDEWFVGELAGRRGIVPKNYIQVL from the exons ATGGCTCCGCCCCCTGCTCAACCGCCCTGGACCGGTTCTGTTACAGTAGAG CTTCCGCCACCTTCATACGAACAGGTGATTCGAGAGAAAAGCCGGGAGCAGAATACCCACTCGTCCTCGGTCTCTTCCTCCGCCTCCGCCTCCGCCTCATCACCCTCCTCCTCATTatcatcctcctcttcatcctctgcTCCTCGTCACACTGCCACCATCTCCACACAGACCGATCCGGAGGCTTCTGAGCCGCAGAGCTGTACCAAACCCTCCA CGCGCCGGCCCCCAAAACCGCCTCGTCCGTCCTTCCCTCTCGCTCCTAAACCTGCTGAGCCGgtactctcccacacactctctttgATCGAACTGGATGAGCCTGACCCACCCTGTTCgtcacacactccaacacacccTCCTAGTGGCGAGCAGTGTGGCATTCAGACTGACTTCACGTCTGCATTGAAGCCCTTGACTCCTATTATTCTTGACACCTCCCTTATTACCAATAAAACTCAATCTCAGGCCTCAGGGAAACAGGAGGTTCCAGCACGCCCCAGGCCGCGCCCTCGCTCCAAAGCGTTTCTGCCATCAGTGATTAAAGAGGAGGTTCAGGATCATCCAACAACAAGAGAGGTCAAAGTTCAGACCTTGGTGCGTCTTAAAGACAATGGCACCGAAAGCGTTTTTGCCGGTTTTACTGAAACGTCTTTAGACACCACATCAAACAAGTATCTACAGGACTTGTTGGATGTCTTCGGTTGTGATGAACCAGCCATCAGAGGCGAACAACATGATGAAAGTGTCCCTAATAACAAGAACGCTGAAGAGGAAAGCGTCACTTTGGAAAGATGCTCGGTTTCCATGGTTGCAGCCGAATCTTTGGAAACAAGACCAGAACCACGACCAAGAACCCAGATTCCCAAACAACGCATCTCCATAAAACCAATACCGAGTGTGGAGGAGACCGTAACATCTTCAGAAGAACAAAATAATCCAGTGGTTCATCCACTTCCTGCTCCCAGACCTCTAGTGAAAAAGGTGTTCGTGTCCCAGGATCAGGGTTCCTCAGAGGAGAAGAGCGAACGTTGTCCACCCCGTCTGCCCCCTAGACCTGCGCTAGCTGTACGGGGGTCTGGAGCATCCACCCAGGAAGGTGGAGCTCAGCCTGCTGAAGTGCCCTGTAACCCTGGGAAGCCTGTAACAATCACATCTTCCAGCAGAGGCAGAGGAAAAT GTCCAGCTAAACCTCCGTCTCACAGGAGGCCTCCACCCCCATCgtacactcctacacacactcctacacacactcctccacag ATCTCGTCAGGTGCAGTCAGTTCTGTAAGCGTTAGCAAATCCAGCCCGTCACTACCACACCA AGCCAGTGAGGGTGAGCTGCTTCCTCTGCGTCCTCCTCCTATCAAGTTGAGCAAATCAGCAGGTTCCTCTGTGAATCCTGCTAAAACCAATCAGCACTCGGGTCCCAAGGGAGCAAAACGAGGACCACCGCTTCCCCCGAGACCAGTGCCTGGGCATCCTCTTTACAGACAGTACACA agcaAAAGCCCTCAAGGAACTAATAAAGTAAACCCCCCTAGCAGTGAGCCTGAAGAATCCCACCTACAG AAAGAGAAGCTTCTTGTTGTTCTCGACGATGCAGCAACCAACCACCAACCAACAGACACACCAGGATTCCCAGGAAGTGTGAAAGGTCAACATCAGGACTCGTTGTTAGAAGAACCCTTGGAGGAGCAGACGGAGGAGCAGCAGCCCGAGACAAACATCAGTGTCAG GTATAGAGCCCACTTCGCGTTTAATGGTGAAGACGGTGAGCTGACGTTTCGTGACGGAGATGTCATCACGTTAATAGCGTATGAGAATGAGGAGTGGGGGCGTGGCAGCCTTAATGGGCAAACAGGGATTTTCCCTTTGAATTTTGTCCAGCTCGTTCAGGAAAATCCAGAAAAGAAACCGACAGCCGAGTCACACG cACCTGTAGTTCGTGTATTAGAAGGACAGACGGGCCGAGCACTGTACgacttcactcctgagtctgaAGATGAACTCTGTCTcaag gtcggGGATGTGGTGTCCTCCCTGGAGGAGGTGGATGATGAATGGTTCGTAGGGGAACTCGCTGGCCGACGTGGCATCGTCCCCAAAAATTACATCCAGGTGCTTTAA
- the wu:fy63c09 gene encoding SH3 domain-containing protein 19 isoform X2, translated as MAEARVEDEEETFRETREAGGTRRNARAPTAASDRADRNKPEQRQSSTQGALSSIRAVIKRTSTRTAAPTDQTRERRRPEITILAAEPLASNSWFPGTSGAFPMAPPPAQPPWTGSVTVELPPPSYEQVIREKSREQNTHSSSVSSSASASASSPSSSLSSSSSSSAPRHTATISTQTDPEASEPQSCTKPSTRRPPKPPRPSFPLAPKPAEPVLSHTLSLIELDEPDPPCSSHTPTHPPSGEQCGIQTDFTSALKPLTPIILDTSLITNKTQSQASGKQEVPARPRPRPRSKAFLPSVIKEEVQDHPTTREVKVQTLVRLKDNGTESVFAGFTETSLDTTSNKYLQDLLDVFGCDEPAIRGEQHDESVPNNKNAEEESVTLERCSVSMVAAESLETRPEPRPRTQIPKQRISIKPIPSVEETVTSSEEQNNPVVHPLPAPRPLVKKVFVSQDQGSSEEKSERCPPRLPPRPALAVRGSGASTQEGGAQPAEVPCNPGKPVTITSSSRGRGKCPAKPPSHRRPPPPSYTPTHTPTHTPPQISSGAVSSVSVSKSSPSLPHQASEGELLPLRPPPIKLSKSAGSSVNPAKTNQHSGPKGAKRGPPLPPRPVPGHPLYRQYTKEKLLVVLDDAATNHQPTDTPGFPGSVKGQHQDSLLEEPLEEQTEEQQPETNISVRYRAHFAFNGEDGELTFRDGDVITLIAYENEEWGRGSLNGQTGIFPLNFVQLVQENPEKKPTAESHAPVVRVLEGQTGRALYDFTPESEDELCLKVGDVVSSLEEVDDEWFVGELAGRRGIVPKNYIQVL; from the exons atcgAGCAGATAGGAACAAGCCTGAACAACGTCAGTCCAG CACGCAGGGAGCGCTCTCGTCGATCAGAGCTGTTATAAAACGAA cgtCCACCAGAACAGCTGCTCCGACCGACCAAACCAGAGAGAGACG GCGTCCAGAGATCACCATTCTCGCAGCTGAACCCCTGGCTTCAAACTCCTGGTTTCCAGGGACATCCGGGGCATTTCCTATGGCTCCGCCCCCTGCTCAACCGCCCTGGACCGGTTCTGTTACAGTAGAG CTTCCGCCACCTTCATACGAACAGGTGATTCGAGAGAAAAGCCGGGAGCAGAATACCCACTCGTCCTCGGTCTCTTCCTCCGCCTCCGCCTCCGCCTCATCACCCTCCTCCTCATTatcatcctcctcttcatcctctgcTCCTCGTCACACTGCCACCATCTCCACACAGACCGATCCGGAGGCTTCTGAGCCGCAGAGCTGTACCAAACCCTCCA CGCGCCGGCCCCCAAAACCGCCTCGTCCGTCCTTCCCTCTCGCTCCTAAACCTGCTGAGCCGgtactctcccacacactctctttgATCGAACTGGATGAGCCTGACCCACCCTGTTCgtcacacactccaacacacccTCCTAGTGGCGAGCAGTGTGGCATTCAGACTGACTTCACGTCTGCATTGAAGCCCTTGACTCCTATTATTCTTGACACCTCCCTTATTACCAATAAAACTCAATCTCAGGCCTCAGGGAAACAGGAGGTTCCAGCACGCCCCAGGCCGCGCCCTCGCTCCAAAGCGTTTCTGCCATCAGTGATTAAAGAGGAGGTTCAGGATCATCCAACAACAAGAGAGGTCAAAGTTCAGACCTTGGTGCGTCTTAAAGACAATGGCACCGAAAGCGTTTTTGCCGGTTTTACTGAAACGTCTTTAGACACCACATCAAACAAGTATCTACAGGACTTGTTGGATGTCTTCGGTTGTGATGAACCAGCCATCAGAGGCGAACAACATGATGAAAGTGTCCCTAATAACAAGAACGCTGAAGAGGAAAGCGTCACTTTGGAAAGATGCTCGGTTTCCATGGTTGCAGCCGAATCTTTGGAAACAAGACCAGAACCACGACCAAGAACCCAGATTCCCAAACAACGCATCTCCATAAAACCAATACCGAGTGTGGAGGAGACCGTAACATCTTCAGAAGAACAAAATAATCCAGTGGTTCATCCACTTCCTGCTCCCAGACCTCTAGTGAAAAAGGTGTTCGTGTCCCAGGATCAGGGTTCCTCAGAGGAGAAGAGCGAACGTTGTCCACCCCGTCTGCCCCCTAGACCTGCGCTAGCTGTACGGGGGTCTGGAGCATCCACCCAGGAAGGTGGAGCTCAGCCTGCTGAAGTGCCCTGTAACCCTGGGAAGCCTGTAACAATCACATCTTCCAGCAGAGGCAGAGGAAAAT GTCCAGCTAAACCTCCGTCTCACAGGAGGCCTCCACCCCCATCgtacactcctacacacactcctacacacactcctccacag ATCTCGTCAGGTGCAGTCAGTTCTGTAAGCGTTAGCAAATCCAGCCCGTCACTACCACACCA AGCCAGTGAGGGTGAGCTGCTTCCTCTGCGTCCTCCTCCTATCAAGTTGAGCAAATCAGCAGGTTCCTCTGTGAATCCTGCTAAAACCAATCAGCACTCGGGTCCCAAGGGAGCAAAACGAGGACCACCGCTTCCCCCGAGACCAGTGCCTGGGCATCCTCTTTACAGACAGTACACA AAAGAGAAGCTTCTTGTTGTTCTCGACGATGCAGCAACCAACCACCAACCAACAGACACACCAGGATTCCCAGGAAGTGTGAAAGGTCAACATCAGGACTCGTTGTTAGAAGAACCCTTGGAGGAGCAGACGGAGGAGCAGCAGCCCGAGACAAACATCAGTGTCAG GTATAGAGCCCACTTCGCGTTTAATGGTGAAGACGGTGAGCTGACGTTTCGTGACGGAGATGTCATCACGTTAATAGCGTATGAGAATGAGGAGTGGGGGCGTGGCAGCCTTAATGGGCAAACAGGGATTTTCCCTTTGAATTTTGTCCAGCTCGTTCAGGAAAATCCAGAAAAGAAACCGACAGCCGAGTCACACG cACCTGTAGTTCGTGTATTAGAAGGACAGACGGGCCGAGCACTGTACgacttcactcctgagtctgaAGATGAACTCTGTCTcaag gtcggGGATGTGGTGTCCTCCCTGGAGGAGGTGGATGATGAATGGTTCGTAGGGGAACTCGCTGGCCGACGTGGCATCGTCCCCAAAAATTACATCCAGGTGCTTTAA